ATGATGGGTAAAATTCTTGGAATTGCAGCCGTTGGACTTACGCAGATGCTCGTATGGGTAATGCTTACCACCGGCATTGTTACAGTGGCCAAAACTGTGCTGCTGAAAGACAACACCACCACAACTCAGGTGCAGAATGTGATGGATAATGCGTCTAACAACCCCATGGTGGCCAATGCGGCTCAAGCAGCTCCCGCCCCCGATAAGGTCGAAGCCATTTTCAGCGCCATGGGCAGTGCCAACATACCCTACATTGTAGGATGCTTCATATTCTACTTCATTGGTGGATACCTGCTCTATGCCTCCATGTTTGCGGCCGTTGGAGCTGCGGTGGATAACGAAACCGAAACGCAGCAGTTTATGCTACCGGTGACCATACCGCTCATACTTTCCATTGTAATAATGATGAGCACCTTCCAAAACCCCAACTCAGCACTCTCGTTCTGGTTCTCCATGATTCCTTTTACCAGCCCCATTATTATGATGGCTCGCATACCTTTTGGAGTGCCCGACTGGCAGCTGGCCCTTTCGGCAGCTCTGCTCGTTGGCTCGTTCATTGGAATGACGTGGCTCTCGGGTAAGATCTACCGCGTAGGAATTCTGATGTATGGAAAGAAGACCTCATGGAAGGAGATTATGAAGTGGATTCGCTACCACAACTAGCAACCACCGCACCATAAATAGCAAAAAGCCTCGGAGAGTTTCCGGGGCTTTTTGTTGAGGGGTTTGCGGGTTTGTATCTTCGTGACTCATTGCTTCATAGTATGATATGATAATTGTATAATTTCTTTAGTCATACCACATGTTCAGAATATTTTCTGTAATACATCACCCACACCTTTGATATTACCACTTGAATATTGTTCCATTATTAGTTAACTTTGTGCGATGGATAGAAAGAGAAAACTTATATTCTTTCGAAACTACTTCAATGAGTTCTTTGATTCTCAACCTGAAAGAGTAAAGGACAAAATTGATTACGTGCTATTTTTGATTGCTACGGCAGAAAGAATTCCAAGAAAATTCTTTCAATACATGGAGGGAACCGATGGTTTGTTTGAAATCCGTATTGAGTTCGAAAGCAATATTTATAGAATATTCTGCTGTTTTGACGAAGGATTTCTAGTGGTTCTTTTCAATGGTTTTCAGAAGAAGTCACAGAAGACCCCCAAAAATGAAATTGAAAAAGCCTTGAAAATTAAGGACGACTATTTTGCCACTAAACTTAGAAGTAATGAAAACAGAAAACAATAACAGTGCAGCAATAACAACATTTGAAGAGCATCTTGAAAAGCGTTATGGTGCTGCTGGCTCAAAGCAAAGAACCGAGTTTGAAATTAAAGCAAAGGCTTTTGCCATTGGTGAAATAATTAGGGAGGAGCGCAAGTTGGCAAACATGACTCAGGAGCAGCTTGCACAAAAAACGGGTACAAGAAAAAGTTTCATTTCCAGAATCGAAAATGGCCATAGCGACATTCAACTTTCCACGCTTTACCGGCTGATTGAAATTGGGTTTGGCAAGCAAATTACCCTAACCATTTCTTAAGCATAGGCATACTCTTATAGGCTAATTCTTACGGATGGTTGGTTGACACTTCTGACTATGAATATGGGTAGTGCGCCCAATGCAGTATGCGATGGGCATATTTACTTGTGAAGTATGCATAATTCTAAATAAAGTGCTGACAAATTGTCGAGACAGCTGAACGCACCAAGATATTGAGAAGTAGAACCGCCCCTTAACAAAGGACTAAAATCCCGTTAGGTAGAACTAAAAAAGCGGCAAATAGTGCTTTTGCGCTAAAACCGCTTCGATTCAAATGCATAATTGACTATAGGCACTCTAATCCGGTTACCCATTCATTAAAGCGAGGACATTTGGATCGGATTCTGTTAAGACCGATCTCGTCCGCTAATATTGAGCCGTAAACCACTTTCTTGTACCCTTTTATAATTTTCATCAACCTTTTCGATGGTGCGGTTTCTCGGCTATCATTAATCATCTCTGGATTGGGATGCTCATCAATTGTTTCTTCTAAATACTGGTAATTTAAAAACTCGCCCGGCTCAAAACTCCTACTAAAAACATCAATATCGCTAAATAGCAATCCTTCAAATTCATGGAGTTGTATATATGGCATAAACCTTCGCTGTAGATCGGGTCGAATATCTTCTTGCATCGATTTCTCCAGAAAAGCCAAACGATGGTTCTTATCAATAAGCTTAAGGGAATGCTGCCAACCCGGAAAATCCATATTTGCATATAGACCATAAAAATCAATCAGGGTTGTTACATGTGCTGTTTTATCTTGGAGCAGATGAGTCTCTACCTGATGTTTTAAAGCTTCCCACCGTACAATGCCTCCACCGGTTTTTTTTATTGCAGGATTCTCAATGTAAATACCGCGTTCATTAAGGTGTGGCTGCAATATATTATTGCAAAATGACTGTTCGGTTTGCCCTTCGCTTATGATAATTATCCGTTTCATACTATTTGGTAAACGGTTGTGCTGCATTAATAATATTGCGTTCCCACAAATCACCCAGAGTATAGTCCGTTAACCAAACCTCTAACAATTCAGAATTCAATCGGGTAAAAATGGTCTGGTTTTCCTCGGCACTTTTATCCATTACAACCACATCTTCGGGTGAAAAATGGCTGATTAATCCGGGCGATTGGGTAGCAACGATAATCTGTGTTTTTGACGCGGCAACCTGAATCATGGCAGCAAGCTTCCCAATGGCAAATGGATGCAAGCCCAACTCCGGTTCATCAATTATAATCACAGCAGGTGGTTCCGGTTGCATTAGCAAGGTAGCCAAGGCAATAAAGCGCAGCGTTCCATCCGATAGCTGATAGGCAGAGAAGTTGGATTCCAAGTCTCCCCTATCGACCCAACGTAACTCTATCTCCTTTTCGTTTAAACGATTTGGTTCTAAAATGAATTTTGAAATATAGGGTGCAACCGATTGTATAGTTTTTTCAATCCTACTGAAAACAATAGGGTGTTTTACCATTAGAAAGTATAAAAATGCAGGCAGATTTCTACCATCCTGTTTCAAATAACCATTATCATTAATATCGCATCCTCTTCGCAATAATGATGTTGATGATGTATCATGAAAATGGAATACCAATAAATTGGAGATATACTCACGCAGATAATTATCTCTTGTTGTATTTAAAATGGCTCTTCTACTTTCGTCAAGATTTGATTCATCAAAATAATTATTATAATTATTATCTCTAAAAACATTAAAACCGGAAGCTTCATTCTCAATAAATAATCCACCCTCCTTGTTTTGAGCTAAAGTAAAGTGATAAGCATTGTTGTTCTTTCCATCAGTGCTAAAAATTAACTTTCCAAAAAGTTTCGCAGTCGTTTTCCTTCCAAAATAGAGTAGGTTGTCAGCCTTTTCTTCCTTGACGTAGCGTTGCAGCTGCTGGTTAAAAATGGCATTCACCAATTTAAAGAACGATATAAAATTACTCTTGCCAACACCGTTGCTTCCAATTAGAATATTAATTGGCCGCATCTTCAACTTCAGCTGCTTAATCGACTTGTATCCCTCTATCTCTATATATTCAATCATAGATCCAACTTCATTAACTCACAACAAAGATAAGCTATATATTAAATGATTGAAAAAAACCCTGCAAGATAATCAAGCAGGGCTTACTCACAAAGAGACTATATAGAGCTACTTCTTTTGCCCCTCCTTCTCCGGTGCAAAGTAACCCTCGCGGGAGAGGAGGTGGTTGAGGTTGGCGATGCCATACTCCACAATGGCCGTAACAATGGAGGTGTGCTCCTGATACTCTACAATGCTCTTGTTGTAGAGGTCGCGCTCGGTGTGCCAAATCTCGTAGTAGCTAAAGTTGTAGCCCTTGGAATCCTCGGTGCCAAAGGTCATGGTGGGCACACCCTCCACGGCAAACGATCCGGCATCGGTACCCGCTGCCTTCTTGGGCATGGGCCGTGGCTCGCGCTTCTAATCGCCCAAAGAAACCATAACACATAATCATTCAGGCTAAGTTGCCTTCTTTCTTGCCAAATCAGCCACTGACTTTTTCGCCAACCCGCTCACTTTTCGTCCAATTCTGCTACCTTGCAGCTTAAATTTAAAAAGCAGGGCAAATGCTGCGCAGCGCACTCCGGCACCACCGGCTCCTAATCCTAGCTATACTCATCGTTGGCTTTTTGGCCATCCGTCCCGTTCATTTTCACGACCCCAACTCCACGGTTTTGCTGGCGCGCAACGGCGAGCTGCTGGGTGCAAGGGTTGCCACCGACGGGCAGTGGCGATTTCCTGAAAGCGACAGCCTTCCCATGCGCTACAAAAAGGCGCTCATTTGCTTTGAGGACCGATACTTCTACTACCACCCCGGCGTTAATCCCATTGCCATTGGACGAGCCTTGGTGCAGAACATCCGACAGGGAAAAATTGTGAGCGGTGGAAGCACCATTACCATGCAGCTGGCCCGCATTGCCCGAAAGGGGCAGGATAGGAATATTTGGGAGAAGTTAATTGAGTCGGTGGTGGCGGTGCGAACGGAGCTGGCCTATAGCAAGGCACACATCCTGCGGCTCTACGCCTCCAACGCCCCATTTGGTGGTAACGTGGTGGGGATAGATGCTGCGGCCTGGCGCTTCTTTGGTGTTCCGCCCGAGAATATGAGCTGGGCCGAGGCGGCTACGTTGGCTGTTTTGCCCAATGCTCCTTCACTTATCTATCCCGGAAAAAACCAAGACCTGCTGGTTGCCAAGCGTAACCACCTGCTCGACAAAATGCAGCAGCAAGGAATTATCGACAGTGAAACCTGCTCACGCGCCAAAGATGAGCCAGTACCCGGGCCACCCCATCCCCTACCCGACATTGCCCCTCACCTGTTGGCTCGCGCCGCCACTGAGGGAATGGATGGACAACGGCTCCACTCCACCATCGATATTGGGCTGCAGAAGCGTGTGAACCAAACGGTGGCTCGCTATTTTGAGC
This genomic interval from Williamwhitmania sp. contains the following:
- a CDS encoding AAA family ATPase, with protein sequence MIEYIEIEGYKSIKQLKLKMRPINILIGSNGVGKSNFISFFKLVNAIFNQQLQRYVKEEKADNLLYFGRKTTAKLFGKLIFSTDGKNNNAYHFTLAQNKEGGLFIENEASGFNVFRDNNYNNYFDESNLDESRRAILNTTRDNYLREYISNLLVFHFHDTSSTSLLRRGCDINDNGYLKQDGRNLPAFLYFLMVKHPIVFSRIEKTIQSVAPYISKFILEPNRLNEKEIELRWVDRGDLESNFSAYQLSDGTLRFIALATLLMQPEPPAVIIIDEPELGLHPFAIGKLAAMIQVAASKTQIIVATQSPGLISHFSPEDVVVMDKSAEENQTIFTRLNSELLEVWLTDYTLGDLWERNIINAAQPFTK
- a CDS encoding helix-turn-helix transcriptional regulator yields the protein MKTENNNSAAITTFEEHLEKRYGAAGSKQRTEFEIKAKAFAIGEIIREERKLANMTQEQLAQKTGTRKSFISRIENGHSDIQLSTLYRLIEIGFGKQITLTIS
- a CDS encoding type II toxin-antitoxin system RelE/ParE family toxin; translated protein: MDRKRKLIFFRNYFNEFFDSQPERVKDKIDYVLFLIATAERIPRKFFQYMEGTDGLFEIRIEFESNIYRIFCCFDEGFLVVLFNGFQKKSQKTPKNEIEKALKIKDDYFATKLRSNENRKQ
- a CDS encoding DUF4276 family protein; translated protein: MKRIIIISEGQTEQSFCNNILQPHLNERGIYIENPAIKKTGGGIVRWEALKHQVETHLLQDKTAHVTTLIDFYGLYANMDFPGWQHSLKLIDKNHRLAFLEKSMQEDIRPDLQRRFMPYIQLHEFEGLLFSDIDVFSRSFEPGEFLNYQYLEETIDEHPNPEMINDSRETAPSKRLMKIIKGYKKVVYGSILADEIGLNRIRSKCPRFNEWVTGLECL